Within Brienomyrus brachyistius isolate T26 chromosome 20, BBRACH_0.4, whole genome shotgun sequence, the genomic segment GCTGACCGGGTGCGTTCTTCTCCTACTCATAGTATCTACGTTATTAGGAAACACGCTCGTTTGCGCAGCGGTTATCAAATTCAGGCATCTAAGATCCAAAGTGACCAACTTCTTTGTGATATCTCTGGCAGTGTCCGACCTCTTTGTGGCTGTTCTTGTGATGCCGTGGAAAGCTGTCTCTGAGGTTGCGGGGTATTGGCTCTTTGGCAGCTTTTGCGAGACATGGATAGCTTTTGACATAATGTGCTCCACCGCGTCTATTTTACATCTGTGTATCATAAGTGTGGATAGATATTGGGCCATCGCGAGCCCTTTCAGATACGAGCGAAAGATGACACAGCGGGTGGCCTTTATCATGATCGGGGTGGCTTGGACTTTATCGATTCTCATTTCATTTATACCCGTGCAGTTGAACTGGCACAAAGCTGAGGAGGAGTTCAACGTCTCCAACACCGGCAATCAGACCGAAGACTGCAACGCCACTTTAAACAGAACATATGCGATATCATCGTCACTGATAAGTTTTTACATCCCAGTTGTCATTATGGTTGGCACCTACACAAGGATTTACCGAATCGCCCAGACGCAGATTAGACGGATATCTTCGTTGGAGAGGGCGGTGGAGCAAGCGCAGAACCACCAGCATCCAAGCGATTGTTCCAACGATGCATCTCTGAAAACGACGTTCAAAAAAGAAACGAAGGTTTTAAA encodes:
- the drd6b gene encoding D(5)-like dopamine receptor — translated: MENFTNETQVAAEGGDADGTGLGIRALTGCVLLLLIVSTLLGNTLVCAAVIKFRHLRSKVTNFFVISLAVSDLFVAVLVMPWKAVSEVAGYWLFGSFCETWIAFDIMCSTASILHLCIISVDRYWAIASPFRYERKMTQRVAFIMIGVAWTLSILISFIPVQLNWHKAEEEFNVSNTGNQTEDCNATLNRTYAISSSLISFYIPVVIMVGTYTRIYRIAQTQIRRISSLERAVEQAQNHQHPSDCSNDASLKTTFKKETKVLKTLSIIMGVFVFCWLPFFVLNCMVPFCDLTELGGPLCVSGTTFNIFAWFGWANSSLNPVIYAFNADFRKAFSTILGCNRFCSSATVEAVNLSNEMVSYHHDTTLHKDAPIMFAATQLPPVASNNGEDTGQLFDKVSVISDTSRNHTNLLLPAIVQFECEAEISLDMLPFNSTGSNACYAIPGQIGE